Proteins from a genomic interval of Streptomyces sp. Tu6071:
- a CDS encoding amidohydrolase family protein — translation MKIIALEEHFSDPAVAKAGAARAQALSPGFAASYSPASGLPYSPSPEVLENLAEKRLADMDAGGITMQVLSGLGAQTVPADVAPALVAGSNDKAAAAVRAHPDRFAAFAALPTAAPEAAVAELDRSINELGFVGTLIMGRTEGEFLDAPRFEPILARAAALKVPVFLHPGVPPREITDSNYAAGLPTGIGTRLQTAAWGWHQETAVHFLHLVHSGVLDRYPGLQFILGHWGEMIPFYLDRVDEALPQRATGLDRSFHEYFRENVYLAPSGMWSQAQLRFCLETVPLERIVFAVDYPFIGNEGAVPFLEKAELPEADKRKIAHENAERLLGL, via the coding sequence ATGAAGATCATCGCCCTGGAGGAGCACTTCTCCGACCCCGCCGTCGCCAAGGCGGGCGCGGCGCGGGCGCAGGCGCTCAGCCCCGGCTTCGCCGCGTCCTACAGCCCGGCGAGCGGACTGCCGTACTCGCCGTCCCCCGAGGTCCTGGAGAACCTGGCCGAGAAGCGGCTCGCCGACATGGACGCGGGCGGCATCACGATGCAGGTGCTCTCCGGTCTCGGCGCCCAGACGGTCCCCGCCGACGTCGCCCCCGCGCTCGTCGCGGGCTCCAACGACAAGGCAGCGGCGGCGGTACGGGCCCACCCCGACCGCTTCGCGGCCTTCGCCGCCCTGCCGACCGCCGCCCCCGAGGCCGCCGTCGCCGAACTCGACCGCTCGATCAACGAGTTGGGCTTCGTCGGCACCTTGATCATGGGCCGTACCGAGGGCGAGTTCCTGGACGCCCCGCGCTTCGAGCCGATCCTCGCCAGGGCCGCCGCGCTGAAGGTCCCGGTGTTCCTGCACCCGGGCGTGCCGCCGCGCGAGATCACGGACAGCAACTACGCGGCGGGGCTGCCGACCGGGATCGGGACGCGCCTCCAGACCGCCGCGTGGGGCTGGCACCAGGAGACCGCCGTGCACTTCCTGCACCTCGTGCACTCCGGCGTCCTCGACCGCTACCCCGGCCTCCAGTTCATCCTGGGGCACTGGGGCGAGATGATCCCGTTCTACCTGGACCGCGTGGACGAGGCCCTGCCGCAGCGCGCGACGGGCCTGGACCGGAGCTTCCACGAGTACTTCCGCGAGAACGTGTACCTCGCGCCGAGCGGCATGTGGAGCCAGGCGCAGCTGAGGTTCTGCCTGGAGACGGTCCCGCTGGAGCGGATCGTCTTCGCGGTCGACTACCCGTTCATCGGCAACGAGGGTGCGGTGCCGTTCCTGGAGAAGGCAGAGCTGCCGGAGGCCGACAAGCGGAAGATCGCGCACGAGAACGCGGAACGCCTGCTGGGACTGTGA
- a CDS encoding geranylgeranyl reductase family protein codes for MAEALSEHSADVIVVGAGPAGSATAYHLAKAGLDVLLLEKTAFPREKVCGDGLTPRATKQLIAMGIDISEEAGWLRNKGLRIIAGGNRLQLDWPELASFPDYGLVRKRDDFDEQLARNAQKAGARLYERCNVGAPITDESGRITGVHAKLGEEKTPVTFHAPLVVAADGNSTRLSLAMGLHRREDRPMGVAVRTYFTSPRHDDDYLESWLELWDRRGPGEDRLLPGYGWIFGMGDGTSNVGLGVLNTSSSFKELDWREVLKAWCASMPEEWGYTPDNMTIPIRGAALPMAFNRQPHYTKGLLLVGDAGGLVNPFNGEGIAYAMESGAIAADVVVQAHGRRTAHLRELTLQRYPKVLKDTYGGYYSLGRAFVKLIGNPKIMKLATERGLTHPMLMKFTLKLLANLTDPTHGDAMDRVINGLTKVAPRA; via the coding sequence GTGGCCGAGGCCCTGTCCGAACACAGCGCGGATGTGATCGTGGTGGGCGCCGGACCCGCCGGGTCGGCGACCGCCTACCACCTGGCGAAGGCCGGACTCGACGTCCTGCTCCTGGAGAAGACGGCGTTCCCGCGCGAGAAGGTGTGCGGCGACGGGCTCACCCCGCGCGCCACGAAGCAGCTGATCGCGATGGGGATCGACATCTCGGAGGAGGCGGGCTGGCTCCGCAACAAGGGCCTCCGCATCATCGCGGGTGGCAACCGCCTCCAGCTCGACTGGCCGGAACTCGCCTCCTTCCCGGACTACGGCCTCGTCCGCAAGCGCGACGACTTCGACGAGCAGCTCGCCCGCAACGCGCAGAAGGCGGGCGCGCGGCTGTACGAGCGGTGCAACGTCGGCGCGCCGATCACCGACGAGTCCGGCCGCATCACGGGCGTGCACGCGAAGCTCGGCGAGGAGAAGACCCCGGTCACCTTCCACGCCCCGCTCGTCGTCGCGGCCGACGGCAACTCGACGCGGCTCTCGCTCGCGATGGGTCTGCACCGGCGCGAGGACCGCCCGATGGGGGTCGCGGTCCGTACGTACTTCACCTCGCCGCGCCACGACGACGACTACCTGGAGTCGTGGCTGGAGCTGTGGGACCGGCGCGGCCCGGGGGAGGACCGGCTGCTCCCTGGCTACGGCTGGATCTTCGGCATGGGCGACGGCACGTCCAACGTCGGCCTCGGCGTCCTCAACACGTCCTCGTCCTTCAAGGAGCTGGACTGGCGCGAGGTCCTGAAGGCGTGGTGCGCCTCGATGCCCGAGGAGTGGGGCTACACGCCGGACAACATGACGATCCCGATCCGCGGCGCGGCCCTCCCGATGGCCTTCAACCGCCAGCCGCACTACACGAAGGGCCTCCTGCTCGTCGGCGACGCGGGCGGCCTCGTCAACCCCTTCAACGGCGAGGGCATCGCCTACGCGATGGAGTCCGGCGCGATCGCGGCCGACGTCGTCGTCCAGGCCCACGGCCGCCGCACGGCGCACCTGCGCGAACTGACGCTCCAGCGCTACCCGAAGGTCCTGAAGGACACGTACGGCGGCTACTACAGCCTGGGCCGCGCCTTCGTGAAGCTCATCGGCAACCCGAAGATCATGAAGCTCGCGACGGAACGCGGCCTCACGCACCCGATGCTGATGAAGTTCACGCTGAAGCTGCTCGCCAACCTGACGGACCCGACGCACGGCGACGCGATGGACCGCGTCATCAACGGGCTGACGAAGGTGGCGCCGAGGGCGTAG
- a CDS encoding GNAT family N-acetyltransferase — protein sequence MTTSPPASDLARPAPVLALRVPTDEDAHHWHRVFADREVMEFHGGRPAELSVYQELTARQRRHDAELGYCLWTVTDAAGEVVGFTGAQPWPHAHFGPVGAIEIGWRLARTAWGRGYATAAARTTLERLRAAGVPAVVAMVKEGNTRSLAVAERLGMRHAETFSLPGGSERGRRYELAL from the coding sequence TTGACCACCTCGCCCCCCGCCTCCGACCTCGCCCGCCCCGCCCCCGTCCTCGCCCTGCGCGTCCCCACCGACGAGGACGCGCACCACTGGCACCGCGTCTTCGCCGACCGCGAGGTCATGGAGTTCCACGGCGGCCGTCCCGCCGAGCTGTCCGTCTACCAGGAGCTGACCGCCCGCCAGCGCCGCCACGACGCCGAACTCGGCTACTGCCTGTGGACGGTGACCGACGCGGCGGGCGAGGTCGTCGGCTTCACGGGCGCGCAGCCGTGGCCGCACGCCCACTTCGGCCCGGTCGGCGCCATCGAGATCGGCTGGCGCCTGGCTCGTACCGCCTGGGGTCGCGGCTACGCGACGGCGGCGGCCCGTACGACCCTGGAACGGCTGCGCGCGGCGGGGGTCCCCGCGGTCGTCGCGATGGTCAAGGAGGGCAACACGCGCTCGCTCGCGGTCGCGGAACGCCTCGGAATGCGCCACGCGGAGACGTTCTCCCTGCCGGGCGGGTCGGAACGGGGCCGAAGGTACGAGCTGGCGCTGTGA
- a CDS encoding PASTA domain-containing protein — MSSLVPEPTEFVLVPRLLGLMAMDAVTAAQEKGLATESPDDPEVLEGGLDYVVRQYPEPGARVPHGAVLTLWFDTWPDEGDEGGGGTGVREPLDPGPGASGLEREKPEPEGDGPEGVAVSG, encoded by the coding sequence ATGTCCTCGCTCGTGCCGGAGCCGACCGAGTTCGTCCTCGTGCCGCGCCTGCTCGGCCTCATGGCCATGGACGCGGTGACGGCCGCGCAGGAGAAGGGGCTCGCGACCGAGTCCCCCGACGATCCCGAGGTGCTGGAGGGCGGCCTCGACTACGTCGTACGGCAGTACCCGGAGCCCGGCGCGCGCGTCCCGCACGGCGCCGTCCTCACGCTGTGGTTCGACACGTGGCCCGACGAGGGCGACGAGGGCGGCGGCGGTACGGGCGTGCGCGAACCGCTCGACCCGGGGCCGGGCGCGAGCGGCCTGGAGCGCGAGAAGCCGGAGCCGGAAGGGGACGGGCCCGAAGGAGTCGCCGTCTCGGGGTGA
- a CDS encoding demethylmenaquinone methyltransferase — protein sequence MTTRASLDKQPQEVASMFDGVAKRYDLTNDILSFGQDRAWRAEVAKAVDARPAQKVLDLAAGTATSSLPFTRTGAYVVPCDFSLGMLRVGKQRHGWLPFTAGDATRLPFRDDVFDAVTISFGLRNVSDTPAALRELYRVTKPGGRVVICEFSSPTWAPFRTVYTEYLMRALPPVARAVSSNPDAYVYLAESIRDWPDQPALASLLQDAGWSKVAWRNLTGGIVALHRGFKPQER from the coding sequence GTGACGACACGCGCATCCCTGGACAAGCAGCCGCAAGAAGTCGCTTCGATGTTCGACGGTGTGGCCAAGCGCTACGACCTCACCAACGACATCCTCTCCTTCGGCCAGGACCGCGCCTGGCGTGCGGAGGTGGCGAAGGCCGTGGACGCGCGCCCGGCGCAGAAGGTCCTCGACCTCGCGGCCGGTACGGCGACCTCCTCGCTGCCCTTCACCCGTACCGGCGCCTACGTCGTGCCCTGCGACTTCTCGCTCGGGATGCTCCGGGTCGGCAAGCAGCGCCACGGCTGGCTGCCGTTCACCGCCGGGGACGCGACGAGGCTGCCGTTCCGCGACGACGTCTTCGACGCGGTCACGATCTCCTTCGGGCTGCGCAACGTGAGCGACACCCCGGCCGCGCTGCGGGAGCTGTACCGGGTGACGAAGCCGGGCGGGCGTGTCGTGATCTGCGAGTTCTCCTCGCCGACCTGGGCGCCGTTCCGCACCGTCTACACCGAGTACCTGATGCGCGCGCTGCCCCCCGTGGCCCGCGCGGTCTCGTCCAACCCCGACGCGTACGTCTACCTCGCCGAGTCCATCCGCGACTGGCCCGACCAGCCCGCCCTGGCCTCGCTGCTCCAGGACGCGGGCTGGTCGAAGGTCGCGTGGCGCAACCTGACGGGCGGCATCGTCGCGCTGCACCGGGGGTTCAAGCCGCAGGAGCGCTGA